GCCACGCAACAGGAGATCGAGCGAGACAGTCTGGTCCGCCGCCTCCATCTTTGCCACACGAGACTGACTCGACTGCAGGCGCTTGGCAAGCGCGACCTGGGAGAGTCCACTGGCCTCTCGCCTCACGCGCAGCGCCTGGCTTAACCGCAGTTTCATCTCGACGAGCGCGGTTTCTTCTTCGCTCAGTCCCAAGAAGTCGCTCGTGGTCCCCACTCGCCATCCCCTGGCCTCTAGCCGCTTTTGTTTTGCCTTGTTCATCGTCCCGTCTCCTCACGCGCCGCCTGGTCGTAGGCGGCTAATCGTCGCTGACATGATTCGATCACTTGAAAAGGCGTCGCCCGCGTTTTTTTGCTGAATACCTCCACGATCACGATGGCATCGGTATCTGCACGATAGACAATGCGCCACGTCACCCGTTCGTCCCGGATTCTCAGTTCATGGCACCGCTGGCCCAAGCCAGGCATTGGTCTCGAATGAGGGAGCCCCAGGCGTTCTCCTTGTTGCAAACGACGGAGCAGCGCACCAGCCTCAAGACGAGCGGCCGGAGAGAAGGGCGGGCTTTTGACCTCTCCGTGGAGCCAGGCCAACGGTTTATCGGGGCGTGCCATCCGCGTTAGTATATGTCATATATGACATGGCCGCAAGGTTCTTGTTTAAGGAGTATGGCCG
The Candidatus Nitrospira nitrosa DNA segment above includes these coding regions:
- a CDS encoding helix-turn-helix transcriptional regulator gives rise to the protein MNKAKQKRLEARGWRVGTTSDFLGLSEEETALVEMKLRLSQALRVRREASGLSQVALAKRLQSSQSRVAKMEAADQTVSLDLLLRGLVALGATPRDIARVLTRNSGVAA
- a CDS encoding type II toxin-antitoxin system RelE/ParE family toxin; amino-acid sequence: MARPDKPLAWLHGEVKSPPFSPAARLEAGALLRRLQQGERLGLPHSRPMPGLGQRCHELRIRDERVTWRIVYRADTDAIVIVEVFSKKTRATPFQVIESCQRRLAAYDQAAREETGR